TTGAATATCGGCTTCGAATAGCTCCAGCCCGGCAGGGCAACCATCCAATACCACGCCCACAGCTTTTCCATGACTTTCACCCCAGGTTGTAATCCTAAAAACGTCTCCAAAGGAGTTTCCACCCATCTACTTCACCTCAAGGTTGGCCCCCATGCCACAAAGATCGTCGAAAAAGTCGGGATAGGATACCTCCACGCATTCGGCATTATCGATTATGGTCTCCCCATCTGCCACTAATCCCGCTATCGTTAGTGCCATGACGATTCGATGGTCACAGTAGCCATGTAGTTCTGCACCATGTAAGCGGTTTCCTTTGATAGTCATCCCGTCAGTTCTCTCCTCTATTTTTACCTTCATCTTTCTTAGCTCAGAGGTCATTGCATGTAGTCGATCCGTCTCCTTATATCGAAGATGTCTTGCATTGCAGATCGTGGTCGTTCCATCTGCTACGGCGCCCAGAACTGCAATGGTGGGGACTAAATCAGGTATCTCCCCTGTGTCAATTTCTATTCCCTCTAAATCGGCTCCGTCCACTGTCACGATGCCCCTGGGCTGATCCCATGATATGTTCGCGCCCATTTTTTCCAGTATCGGAATGATGGCAACATCGCCTTGTTTCGATGGAAACAGATTTCTCACTTTCACCTTAGAGTTTGTCATCGCCGCAGCAGCAAGCATGTATGACGCAGAGGAGAAATCTCCAGGAACGACATATGATCTGAGATCGAACGCTTGATCGCAGGGAATCGAAAATTCTTTAAAATCGGTTTGGATGTGAGCACCTGCTTTTTCCAGTATTTCAAGGGTCATCTCAACATATGGCCTGGATACCAGCTCACCGTTTACCTTTATTACCGTTTCATGCTCGGCGAACGGGCAAGCTATCAACAGTCCAGAAATGAACTGAGAGCTGATTGATCCATCCACGATGGTCTTCCCGC
The genomic region above belongs to Methanocellales archaeon and contains:
- the aroA gene encoding 3-phosphoshikimate 1-carboxyvinyltransferase, which produces MNVKVRSSRIKGDIYAPMSKSYTHRAIAIASLGERSTIKCHLLSGDTMATIRACEALGSTIEDRENALNITGVGGRPRTPDDVIYVANSGTSLRFMTAIASLIGGSAVLTGDASLRERPNEPLLKAINDLGAKAFSTKGDGKAPIVVQGKLKGGKTIVDGSISSQFISGLLIACPFAEHETVIKVNGELVSRPYVEMTLEILEKAGAHIQTDFKEFSIPCDQAFDLRSYVVPGDFSSASYMLAAAAMTNSKVKVRNLFPSKQGDVAIIPILEKMGANISWDQPRGIVTVDGADLEGIEIDTGEIPDLVPTIAVLGAVADGTTTICNARHLRYKETDRLHAMTSELRKMKVKIEERTDGMTIKGNRLHGAELHGYCDHRIVMALTIAGLVADGETIIDNAECVEVSYPDFFDDLCGMGANLEVK